A genomic region of Gemmata massiliana contains the following coding sequences:
- a CDS encoding ISAs1 family transposase codes for MSIPLLAVFADVPDPRRETKNKLHELVDILTLATCAVIAGADGWDQVAAFGRAKQTLFAPYLRLPHGVPSPDTFERVFAKLDPDAFADRFGRWMAAACESTGLVHVAIDGKSARRSTKNTFTGCLHLVEAWAVENRLILGQRSVPEGGHEITTAPDLLGALDLTGAVVTVDAAFCQKELVSQIRTQGGHYVVCVKGNQKGLRGAVAEVFARAGEDAFAGCAMGSAVEDGQHEEERYVTVVEDPEGLPSGWADVGAVALVCRERVVNGKPNESTAHYYLTSLRIGAVELAGYIRNHWGIENGLHWCLDIAFREDDSRARAGHAGANLGMIRRVALSLLQRADTKGSIRTRRMKAAWDDQYLLKVLKILTTK; via the coding sequence ATGAGTATTCCGCTGCTGGCGGTGTTTGCGGATGTGCCAGACCCGCGCCGCGAAACGAAGAACAAGTTGCATGAGCTGGTGGATATCCTCACGTTGGCCACGTGTGCGGTGATCGCCGGGGCCGACGGGTGGGACCAGGTGGCCGCGTTCGGTCGGGCCAAGCAAACGTTGTTCGCCCCGTACCTGCGGTTGCCCCACGGGGTTCCGAGCCCGGACACGTTCGAGCGCGTGTTCGCCAAGCTGGACCCGGACGCGTTCGCGGACCGGTTCGGGCGCTGGATGGCAGCCGCATGCGAGAGTACCGGCCTGGTGCACGTGGCGATCGATGGTAAGAGCGCCCGGCGGTCCACCAAGAACACGTTCACCGGGTGCTTGCATCTGGTCGAGGCGTGGGCCGTGGAGAACCGGTTGATCCTGGGCCAGCGGTCCGTGCCCGAGGGCGGACACGAGATCACCACGGCCCCAGATCTGTTGGGCGCCCTGGATCTGACGGGCGCGGTGGTGACCGTCGACGCGGCCTTTTGCCAGAAGGAGTTGGTGTCCCAGATCCGCACCCAGGGCGGGCATTACGTGGTGTGCGTGAAGGGGAACCAGAAGGGGTTGCGCGGCGCGGTGGCGGAGGTGTTCGCGCGGGCCGGGGAGGACGCGTTCGCCGGGTGTGCCATGGGGTCCGCGGTCGAGGACGGGCAGCACGAGGAAGAGCGGTACGTGACGGTGGTTGAAGATCCGGAAGGGCTACCGAGCGGGTGGGCCGATGTTGGGGCCGTGGCCCTGGTGTGCCGGGAGCGGGTGGTGAACGGGAAGCCGAATGAGAGCACCGCCCATTACTACCTCACCAGCTTGCGGATCGGGGCGGTCGAGCTGGCGGGGTACATCCGCAACCATTGGGGCATTGAGAACGGGCTCCATTGGTGTCTGGACATCGCGTTCCGGGAAGACGACAGCCGGGCTCGGGCCGGACACGCCGGGGCCAACCTGGGCATGATTCGCCGGGTTGCCCTGTCCCTGCTCCAGCGGGCGGACACCAAGGGCAGCATTCGTACTCGACGCATGAAGGCCGCCTGGGACGATCAATACCTGCTCAAAGTGCTTAAGATTCTGACGACTAAATGA